One genomic region from Streptomyces venezuelae encodes:
- a CDS encoding immune inhibitor A domain-containing protein, with protein MKKIVVGMTLGSALTALLAAGLTPVAAAQEIQDTAPAGTGAAAHRPDNRPGPLTKQRTELREQAIDKIAKGKARANADGVVEVADGKFVETVTTTADRQEKIFTILSEFGTDGSGKLGTVPGPLHNEIAQPDRSVDNSNAWTADFDKAYYENLFNGSGESMKTYYEKLSGGRYSVTNVVEDWVKVPHNASFYGDNAVEDTGGSWAFVQDTGDAWWNAQLAAGKTPAEIDAHLAQFDVWDRNDWDHDGNFDEADGYIDHFQAVHAGMGEDAGGGAQGEDAIWSHRWYVNGDDYGLTGPDVSGVQNKAGGARIGQSKYWLGDYTTEGENGGLGVFCHEFGHDLGLPDYYDTDGGENSTAFWTLMSSGSWLSHGAAADAGIGTHPGLMGAEEKLFLGWLDYTDAPLGASGTYTLNPAQLTVTGKDQAVRVPLPDKTTSTPYAVPTSGTHAWWTGSADGLNQSLTRSVPAAPRVTVKASAWYEIEAEYDYLFAEYSLDGGTTWARAGEAVDGSSAGKWTTLRYTYDSAGKPSLFRFRYQTDGGIHFAGAFIDDITLTSGGTSLATDDVEQGAGGWTSTGRWKISTGTETATTPRYYLLENREYVGADALLAEGPYQFSKGVTAPDWVEWFRYQNGLLVWYVDRSFDDNNVSNHPGGGQAMAVDARPAPFTYPDGTAPTNRRQPFDATFGLEATDATCLHREVLVGKGGNKTVETQAACAPSVPGIPVFDDTDPNAYYDTSAPQASVKVAGHGVRVTVTGDAGDDLTISVTNPAAH; from the coding sequence GTGAAGAAGATTGTCGTGGGCATGACCCTCGGGTCGGCGCTCACCGCACTCCTCGCGGCGGGGCTCACCCCCGTCGCCGCCGCGCAGGAGATCCAGGACACGGCACCTGCGGGCACGGGAGCGGCCGCGCACCGGCCCGACAACCGTCCGGGCCCGCTCACCAAGCAGCGCACCGAGCTGCGCGAACAGGCGATCGACAAGATCGCCAAGGGGAAGGCGAGGGCGAACGCCGACGGCGTCGTCGAGGTGGCCGACGGCAAGTTCGTGGAGACCGTGACCACGACCGCCGACCGCCAGGAGAAGATCTTCACGATCCTCTCCGAGTTCGGCACGGACGGCTCCGGCAAGCTCGGCACCGTCCCCGGCCCCCTGCACAACGAGATAGCGCAACCGGACCGGAGCGTGGACAACTCCAACGCCTGGACGGCCGACTTCGACAAGGCGTACTACGAGAACCTCTTCAACGGCTCCGGCGAGTCCATGAAGACGTACTACGAGAAGCTGTCGGGCGGCCGCTACTCGGTCACCAACGTCGTCGAGGACTGGGTCAAGGTCCCCCACAACGCCTCCTTCTACGGCGACAACGCCGTCGAGGACACCGGCGGTTCGTGGGCCTTCGTCCAGGACACCGGCGACGCCTGGTGGAACGCGCAGCTCGCCGCCGGCAAGACCCCCGCCGAGATCGACGCCCACCTCGCCCAGTTCGACGTCTGGGACCGCAACGACTGGGACCACGACGGGAACTTCGACGAGGCCGACGGCTACATCGACCACTTCCAGGCCGTCCACGCCGGCATGGGCGAGGACGCCGGCGGCGGCGCGCAGGGCGAGGACGCCATCTGGTCCCACCGCTGGTACGTGAACGGCGACGACTACGGTCTGACGGGCCCGGACGTCAGCGGCGTCCAGAACAAGGCCGGCGGCGCCCGCATCGGCCAGTCCAAGTACTGGCTCGGCGACTACACCACCGAGGGCGAGAACGGCGGACTCGGCGTCTTCTGCCACGAGTTCGGCCACGACCTCGGCCTGCCGGACTACTACGACACCGACGGCGGCGAGAACTCCACCGCCTTCTGGACCCTGATGAGCTCCGGCTCGTGGCTGAGCCACGGCGCAGCCGCCGACGCGGGCATCGGCACCCACCCCGGTCTGATGGGCGCCGAGGAGAAGCTCTTCCTCGGCTGGCTGGACTACACCGACGCCCCGCTCGGCGCCTCCGGCACGTACACCCTCAACCCGGCCCAGCTCACGGTCACGGGCAAGGACCAGGCGGTCCGCGTCCCGCTCCCGGACAAGACGACCAGCACCCCCTACGCCGTCCCCACCTCGGGCACCCACGCGTGGTGGACCGGCTCGGCCGACGGGCTCAACCAGTCCCTCACCCGCTCCGTGCCGGCCGCCCCGCGCGTCACCGTCAAGGCGAGCGCCTGGTACGAGATCGAGGCCGAGTACGACTACCTGTTCGCCGAGTACTCCCTCGACGGCGGGACCACCTGGGCCCGCGCGGGCGAGGCCGTCGACGGCTCCTCGGCCGGCAAGTGGACGACCCTGCGGTACACGTACGACTCCGCCGGCAAGCCGTCCCTCTTCCGGTTCCGCTACCAGACCGACGGCGGCATCCACTTCGCCGGCGCGTTCATCGACGACATCACCCTGACCTCGGGCGGTACGAGCCTGGCGACCGACGACGTCGAACAGGGCGCCGGCGGCTGGACGTCCACGGGCCGCTGGAAGATCTCCACCGGCACCGAGACCGCCACCACCCCGCGCTACTACCTCCTGGAGAACCGCGAGTACGTCGGCGCCGACGCACTCCTCGCCGAGGGTCCGTACCAGTTCAGCAAGGGCGTCACGGCGCCGGACTGGGTGGAGTGGTTCCGCTACCAGAACGGCCTGCTCGTCTGGTACGTCGACCGGTCCTTCGACGACAACAACGTCAGCAACCACCCCGGCGGCGGCCAGGCCATGGCCGTCGACGCCCGCCCGGCCCCGTTCACCTACCCGGACGGGACCGCGCCCACCAACCGGCGCCAGCCCTTCGACGCGACCTTCGGCCTGGAGGCCACGGACGCGACCTGCCTCCACCGTGAGGTCCTGGTGGGCAAGGGCGGCAACAAGACCGTCGAGACGCAGGCGGCCTGTGCCCCCTCCGTCCCGGGCATCCCGGTCTTCGACGACACCGACCCGAACGCGTACTACGACACCTCGGCCCCGCAGGCCAGCGTCAAGGTCGCGGGCCACGGTGTCCGGGTCACCGTCACCGGCGACGCCGGCGACGACCTGACGATCAGCGTGACCAACCCGGCCGCGCACTGA
- a CDS encoding DUF11 domain-containing protein, whose amino-acid sequence MRFRQHHLGRVLAAIGLTAGTLAFAAAGPATADVVEPFGKRYDESLYGDFTTTGNTVMGCPTELADMAARCATASKGEGSDNNNTFVMQKIDAAGLATGGGAPAFGSSTGHVKIPAGAEVAYARLFWGGNDGTYKGPSGAQLRRCDISGSDVTPSPGDPATTAPVLRVGTGAAKPVTIDSMVADPADTGGPHYYTGESDVTAAFAGVSGTDAQVSVGNVWAPNGKGCVAGWSLTVVHRFPGPDPVRAPERRNVYVYGGHVLQRSTSPATTVTVDGFHRGPGTVRASVTAYEGDWNTPGDKFLVDGRNVTEARTGNTDNFFVSEDDGAVAPKLTNNLSIDAKAFALPDGAVPQGATSADLTFSTNGDTYVPSGLAFSVPVPDLEITKTASPRTVKPGDTLTYTITAKNIGPLDYPNAKFADDLTGNLDDADYNGDAKADLGTVSYEKPRIGYVGNIPAGKSATVTYSVKIKDPATGDGRLRNSVEVTSPRSNCGDGSEDPSCAVAPVLDRPQSPSPTPTTPAPPTPTPTPGEPSTSPTQPTPPAASEDPSASPSAPASPTASAPAPTSPAPPAPGPQGGSGSMADTGSSGERLWLLGALGVALAATGLVAKAAMRDRHER is encoded by the coding sequence ATGCGCTTCAGACAACATCACCTGGGCAGGGTCCTGGCGGCCATCGGCCTCACCGCGGGCACGCTCGCGTTCGCGGCGGCCGGTCCGGCCACGGCTGACGTGGTCGAGCCCTTCGGCAAGCGGTACGACGAGTCGCTGTACGGCGACTTCACCACGACCGGCAACACGGTCATGGGGTGTCCCACGGAGCTCGCCGACATGGCCGCGCGCTGCGCGACCGCGTCGAAGGGGGAGGGCTCCGACAACAACAACACGTTCGTGATGCAGAAGATCGACGCCGCCGGCCTGGCGACCGGGGGCGGGGCGCCCGCCTTCGGCTCCAGCACCGGTCACGTGAAGATCCCGGCGGGCGCCGAGGTCGCGTACGCCCGGCTGTTCTGGGGCGGCAACGACGGCACGTACAAGGGGCCGAGCGGGGCGCAGCTCCGGCGCTGCGACATCTCGGGCTCCGATGTCACGCCCTCGCCCGGCGACCCGGCGACGACCGCCCCGGTGCTCAGGGTCGGGACGGGGGCGGCGAAGCCGGTCACGATCGACAGCATGGTCGCCGACCCGGCCGACACCGGCGGCCCGCACTACTACACGGGCGAGTCGGACGTGACGGCCGCCTTCGCGGGCGTCTCGGGGACGGACGCGCAGGTCTCGGTGGGCAACGTCTGGGCGCCGAACGGCAAGGGCTGTGTGGCGGGCTGGTCCCTGACCGTCGTCCACAGGTTCCCCGGCCCGGACCCGGTCCGCGCCCCGGAGCGGCGGAACGTGTACGTGTACGGCGGCCACGTCCTCCAGCGCTCGACCTCCCCCGCGACCACCGTCACCGTCGACGGCTTCCACCGCGGCCCCGGCACGGTACGGGCGAGCGTGACGGCGTACGAGGGCGACTGGAACACCCCGGGCGACAAGTTCCTCGTGGACGGCAGGAACGTCACCGAGGCCCGCACCGGCAACACCGACAACTTCTTCGTCAGCGAGGACGACGGCGCCGTCGCCCCGAAGCTGACCAACAACCTGAGCATCGACGCCAAGGCCTTCGCCCTCCCGGACGGCGCCGTCCCGCAGGGCGCGACCTCGGCCGACCTGACCTTCTCCACGAACGGCGACACGTACGTCCCGTCCGGGCTGGCCTTCTCCGTGCCGGTGCCCGACCTGGAGATCACCAAGACGGCGAGCCCGCGGACGGTGAAGCCGGGCGACACCCTCACGTACACGATCACCGCGAAGAACATCGGCCCGCTCGACTACCCGAACGCCAAGTTCGCCGACGACCTGACCGGGAACCTCGACGACGCCGACTACAACGGCGACGCGAAGGCGGACCTCGGCACGGTGTCGTACGAGAAGCCGAGGATCGGGTACGTGGGGAACATCCCGGCCGGGAAGTCGGCGACCGTCACGTACTCGGTGAAGATCAAGGACCCGGCGACCGGGGACGGCAGGCTCCGCAACAGCGTCGAGGTCACGTCACCCCGCTCCAACTGCGGCGACGGCAGCGAGGACCCGTCCTGCGCGGTGGCCCCGGTCCTTGACAGGCCGCAGAGCCCGAGCCCGACTCCGACGACCCCGGCACCCCCGACGCCGACCCCGACGCCGGGCGAGCCGTCGACGAGCCCGACGCAGCCGACTCCGCCGGCCGCATCCGAGGACCCGTCCGCCTCGCCCTCCGCCCCCGCCTCCCCCACGGCGAGCGCGCCCGCCCCGACCTCCCCGGCCCCGCCGGCACCGGGCCCGCAGGGCGGCTCCGGCTCGATGGCCGACACGGGCAGCAGCGGTGAGCGGCTGTGGCTGCTCGGCGCGCTCGGCGTGGCCCTCGCGGCGACGGGCCTGGTGGCGAAGGCGGCGATGCGCGACCGCCACGAACGCTGA
- a CDS encoding cold-shock protein has translation MAQGTVKWFNAEKGYGFIAVDGGADVFVHYSAIQMDGYRSLEEGQRVEFEISQGQKGPQADMVKLAV, from the coding sequence ATGGCTCAGGGCACCGTCAAGTGGTTCAACGCGGAGAAGGGCTACGGCTTCATCGCGGTCGACGGTGGTGCGGATGTTTTCGTCCACTACAGCGCGATCCAGATGGATGGCTACCGCAGCCTCGAAGAGGGGCAGCGGGTCGAGTTCGAGATTTCGCAGGGCCAGAAGGGTCCGCAGGCGGACATGGTCAAGCTCGCCGTCTGA
- a CDS encoding trehalose-6-phosphate synthase translates to MATVLVASNRGPVSYKLGEDGSLTPRRGGGGLVSGLSAVSADDSQESLWVCAALGEGDREAVRRGIAEPGVRMLDIPPDVYADAYNGIANSVLWFLHHHLYDISREPVFDAEFRRRWESYRAYNRAFAEALAAEADQGAAVLVQDYHLALVPWMLRELRPDLRIGHFTHTPWVSPEYLRMVPDDIVEELLWGMLGADELGFHTWGWASLFISCCSQRDDATGMAQGVWPSGDPWHGVEYRRHGSGKGRTRVRAFPLGVDGDELRALAYRPEVDERVALLREEVGDRQTVVRVDRTELSKNILRGLLAYRELLTVHPEWRDRVVHLASAYPSRQDLESYRAYTASVVELAEEINTEFGTPGWTPVLVSVEDDFTRSLAAYRIADVALVNPVRDGMNLVAKEIPVVSEAGCALVLSTGAGAHRELGNDALTVNPFDVSETAEALHTALSMPPTERADRTKRLAAAATALPPQRWFLDQLEALRR, encoded by the coding sequence ATGGCTACTGTGCTCGTGGCATCCAATCGGGGACCTGTCTCGTACAAGCTCGGCGAGGACGGCTCGCTCACGCCCCGCAGGGGCGGAGGAGGCCTGGTCTCAGGCCTCAGCGCCGTCTCGGCGGACGACTCGCAGGAGAGCCTGTGGGTGTGCGCGGCGCTCGGCGAGGGCGACCGGGAGGCGGTCCGGCGCGGGATCGCCGAGCCGGGTGTACGGATGCTGGACATCCCCCCGGACGTGTACGCCGACGCGTACAACGGCATCGCGAACTCGGTCCTGTGGTTCCTCCACCACCACCTGTACGACATCTCGCGCGAGCCGGTCTTCGACGCGGAGTTCCGGCGCCGCTGGGAGTCGTACCGCGCCTACAACCGCGCCTTCGCCGAGGCCCTGGCGGCGGAGGCGGACCAGGGCGCGGCGGTCCTGGTGCAGGACTACCACCTGGCGCTGGTCCCCTGGATGCTCCGGGAGCTCCGCCCCGATCTGCGGATCGGGCACTTCACGCACACCCCGTGGGTCTCCCCCGAGTACCTGCGGATGGTGCCGGACGACATCGTCGAGGAGCTGTTGTGGGGGATGCTCGGCGCCGACGAGCTGGGCTTCCACACCTGGGGATGGGCCTCGCTCTTCATCAGCTGCTGCTCCCAGCGGGACGACGCGACGGGCATGGCCCAGGGCGTCTGGCCGAGCGGCGACCCCTGGCACGGAGTGGAGTACCGGCGCCACGGTTCGGGGAAGGGCCGCACCCGGGTCCGGGCGTTCCCGCTGGGAGTGGACGGCGACGAGCTGCGCGCGCTCGCGTACCGGCCCGAGGTGGACGAGCGGGTCGCCCTGCTCCGCGAGGAGGTCGGCGACCGTCAGACCGTCGTCCGCGTCGACCGCACCGAACTGTCGAAGAACATCCTGCGCGGCCTGCTCGCCTACCGGGAGCTGCTGACCGTCCACCCCGAGTGGCGCGACCGGGTGGTCCACCTGGCCTCCGCGTACCCGTCACGGCAGGACCTGGAGTCGTACCGGGCGTACACGGCCTCGGTGGTGGAGCTCGCGGAGGAGATCAACACCGAGTTCGGCACGCCCGGGTGGACGCCGGTCCTGGTCTCGGTGGAGGACGACTTCACCCGCTCCCTGGCGGCCTACCGCATCGCCGACGTGGCACTGGTGAACCCGGTGCGCGACGGCATGAACCTGGTCGCGAAGGAGATACCGGTGGTCTCGGAGGCGGGATGCGCACTGGTCCTGTCGACGGGCGCGGGCGCCCACCGCGAGCTGGGCAACGACGCCCTCACGGTGAACCCCTTCGACGTGTCGGAGACCGCGGAGGCCCTGCACACGGCCTTGTCGATGCCCCCGACCGAACGCGCCGACCGCACAAAGCGCCTCGCGGCAGCGGCAACGGCCCTGCCCCCGCAGCGCTGGTTCCTGGACCAGCTGGAGGCGCTGCGGCGCTAA
- a CDS encoding winged helix-turn-helix transcriptional regulator gives MATLNRPGAEDGHVCGIDAAMEVIGGKWKVLILWALHEHPRRRFGELRRIVPGITEKVLASHLREMEADGIVERFSYDEVPPRVEYGLTKDGMRLNDALEPLAAWGRERSRSA, from the coding sequence ATGGCGACGCTGAACCGGCCCGGAGCCGAGGACGGACACGTCTGCGGCATCGACGCCGCGATGGAGGTGATCGGCGGCAAGTGGAAGGTGCTCATCCTGTGGGCGCTGCACGAACACCCGCGGCGCCGCTTCGGCGAGCTGCGGCGCATCGTCCCGGGCATCACCGAGAAGGTCCTCGCCTCCCATCTGCGGGAGATGGAGGCCGACGGCATCGTCGAGCGCTTCTCGTACGACGAGGTCCCGCCCCGCGTCGAGTACGGCCTGACGAAGGACGGCATGCGCCTCAACGACGCCCTGGAACCGCTGGCGGCGTGGGGCAGGGAGCGGAGCCGGTCCGCTTAG
- a CDS encoding NAD(P)-dependent oxidoreductase → MTANTIEKTPVTLLGLGAMGTALARTWLAAGHPLTVWNRTPARAEALAPEGAKAVDSAAEAVAASTLVIVCLLDDASVEATLDGVDLTGKDLVNLTTTTPAQARTRAVWAEERGARYLDGGIMAVPPMVGVPEAGGYVFYSGSAELFEQHRETLAVPVGTRYVGADAGHAALHDVALLSGMYGMFAGVHHAFALIRKEDIDPVEFAPLLADWLAAMAQGVHLTADQLRSGDYTKGVVSNLGMQVAGTPTFLATAEQQGVSTELLRPYFDLMARRLAEAGGDEDLTGVVDLLVR, encoded by the coding sequence ATGACAGCGAACACGATTGAGAAGACCCCCGTCACCCTCCTCGGCCTCGGCGCCATGGGGACCGCGCTCGCCCGTACCTGGCTCGCCGCCGGGCATCCGCTCACCGTCTGGAACCGCACCCCTGCCCGCGCGGAGGCGCTGGCGCCCGAGGGCGCGAAGGCCGTGGACAGCGCGGCCGAGGCGGTCGCGGCGAGCACCCTCGTCATCGTCTGCCTCCTCGACGACGCCTCGGTGGAGGCCACCCTGGACGGTGTCGACCTGACCGGCAAGGACCTCGTCAACCTGACCACCACGACGCCCGCCCAGGCCCGGACCCGTGCCGTGTGGGCCGAGGAGCGCGGCGCCCGCTACCTGGACGGCGGGATCATGGCCGTACCGCCGATGGTCGGTGTCCCGGAGGCCGGCGGGTACGTCTTCTACAGCGGCTCGGCGGAGCTGTTCGAGCAGCACCGGGAGACCCTGGCCGTGCCCGTCGGCACCCGGTACGTCGGCGCGGACGCGGGCCACGCGGCCCTGCACGACGTGGCCCTGCTCAGCGGGATGTACGGGATGTTCGCCGGGGTCCACCACGCCTTCGCCCTGATCCGCAAGGAGGACATCGATCCGGTCGAGTTCGCCCCGCTGCTCGCGGACTGGCTCGCCGCGATGGCGCAGGGCGTCCACCTCACCGCCGACCAGCTGCGGAGCGGCGACTACACGAAGGGTGTCGTCTCCAACCTCGGCATGCAGGTCGCCGGCACGCCCACCTTCCTCGCCACCGCCGAGCAGCAGGGCGTCAGCACCGAACTGCTCCGCCCGTACTTCGACCTGATGGCCCGCCGCCTGGCCGAGGCGGGCGGCGACGAGGACCTGACGGGCGTGGTGGACCTGCTGGTTCGCTGA
- a CDS encoding glucosyl-3-phosphoglycerate synthase — MLEEVERWLDRRSWSVADRPMERILAAKRNTRVSVVLPALNEEATVGDIVAVIRRELMSEAVPLVDELVVIDSGSTDRTAEVAAAAGARVVARDAILPRIPAVPGKGEVLWRSLMVTSGDVVCFVDADLRDFSADFVTGIVGPLLTDPDIDFVKATYDRPFDTGHDEPASGKTPGQGGRVTELVARPLLNLHWPQLAGFVQPLGGEYAARRSLLERLPFPVGYGVELGLLVDALHTVGLDALAQVDVGVRKHRHQDERALGRMAAAIYRTAQLRLSRGHLVRPRLTQFERGEDGFTPRTYAVDTEERPPMADITEYARRRVA, encoded by the coding sequence GTGCTGGAAGAGGTGGAGCGCTGGCTGGACCGGCGGTCCTGGTCCGTGGCCGACCGGCCGATGGAGCGGATCCTCGCCGCCAAGCGGAACACGAGGGTCAGCGTGGTGCTTCCCGCGCTGAACGAGGAGGCGACGGTCGGGGACATCGTCGCCGTGATCCGCCGCGAGCTGATGAGCGAGGCCGTGCCCCTCGTGGACGAGCTCGTGGTGATCGACTCGGGCTCCACCGACCGTACGGCGGAGGTCGCGGCGGCGGCCGGAGCGCGGGTGGTCGCGCGGGACGCGATCCTGCCCCGGATACCGGCCGTCCCCGGCAAGGGCGAGGTCCTGTGGCGGTCGCTCATGGTGACGAGCGGGGACGTCGTGTGCTTCGTGGACGCGGACCTGCGGGACTTCTCCGCGGACTTCGTGACGGGGATCGTGGGCCCGCTGCTCACGGACCCCGACATCGACTTCGTCAAGGCGACCTACGACCGTCCCTTCGACACCGGACACGACGAGCCCGCCTCCGGCAAGACGCCTGGCCAGGGCGGTCGCGTCACCGAGCTGGTGGCGCGCCCGCTGCTCAATCTGCACTGGCCGCAGCTGGCCGGCTTCGTCCAGCCGCTCGGCGGCGAGTACGCGGCACGCCGCTCGCTCCTCGAACGCCTCCCCTTCCCGGTCGGATACGGAGTGGAACTGGGGCTGCTCGTCGACGCCCTCCACACGGTGGGCCTGGACGCACTCGCGCAGGTGGACGTGGGCGTTCGCAAACACCGCCACCAGGACGAGCGGGCGCTGGGCCGGATGGCCGCGGCGATCTACCGGACGGCGCAGCTGCGGCTCTCGCGCGGACACCTGGTGCGGCCCCGGCTGACGCAGTTCGAGCGGGGCGAGGACGGGTTCACCCCCCGGACCTACGCGGTGGACACGGAGGAGCGGCCGCCGATGGCCGACATCACGGAGTACGCGCGCCGCCGCGTGGCGTAA
- the otsB gene encoding trehalose-phosphatase: MVSSLPHPTTSAGRDGLAALLARPAKAVVALDFDGTLAEIVPDPEQARAHSGAVPALAALAPQVASVAVVTGRPAGVAVRYGGFAGVPGLEHLVVLGHYGAERWDAVSGTVRAVAPHPGVASVRAELPGFLDRAGAWPGVWIEEKGRAVAVHTRRALDPEGAFEALKGPLGDLATHHGLVLEPGRMVLELRPPGMDKGVALAEYVREVGAGSVLYAGDDLGDLPAFAAVEKLRSDGTPGLLVCSGSSEVPELAERADLSVQGPPGVVAFLAELARAVREG; this comes from the coding sequence ATGGTCAGCAGCCTTCCGCACCCGACCACCTCCGCCGGCCGCGACGGTCTGGCCGCGCTCCTCGCGCGGCCCGCGAAAGCCGTCGTCGCCCTCGATTTCGACGGGACGCTCGCCGAGATCGTCCCCGACCCCGAACAGGCCCGCGCCCACTCCGGTGCCGTGCCCGCCCTCGCCGCCCTCGCGCCCCAGGTCGCCTCCGTCGCCGTCGTGACCGGCCGCCCCGCCGGGGTCGCCGTCCGCTACGGCGGCTTCGCGGGAGTCCCCGGCCTCGAACACCTCGTCGTCCTCGGCCACTACGGCGCCGAACGCTGGGACGCCGTCAGCGGCACCGTCCGGGCCGTCGCCCCGCACCCGGGCGTGGCCTCCGTCCGCGCCGAGCTCCCCGGCTTCCTCGACCGGGCCGGCGCCTGGCCGGGCGTCTGGATCGAGGAGAAGGGCCGGGCGGTCGCCGTCCACACCCGCCGCGCCCTCGACCCGGAGGGCGCCTTCGAGGCCCTCAAGGGCCCGCTCGGCGACCTCGCCACCCATCACGGCCTCGTCCTGGAGCCCGGCCGCATGGTCCTGGAGCTGCGGCCCCCGGGCATGGACAAGGGCGTCGCGCTCGCCGAGTACGTACGGGAGGTGGGCGCCGGTTCCGTGCTGTACGCGGGCGACGACCTCGGTGACCTGCCCGCCTTCGCCGCCGTGGAGAAGCTCCGCTCCGACGGCACCCCCGGGCTCCTGGTCTGCAGCGGCTCCTCCGAGGTCCCGGAGCTCGCCGAGCGCGCGGACCTCTCGGTCCAGGGGCCGCCGGGCGTGGTCGCGTTCCTCGCGGAACTGGCGAGGGCGGTACGGGAGGGCTGA
- a CDS encoding MoaD/ThiS family protein — MAVNVRIPTILRTYTGGQSEVQAEGATLAEVIADLEKNHTGIAARVLDDQGKLRRFVNVYVNDDDVRFEQGLETATPAGAGVSIIPAVAGG, encoded by the coding sequence ATGGCCGTGAACGTCCGCATCCCCACCATCCTCCGCACCTACACCGGCGGGCAGTCCGAGGTCCAGGCCGAGGGCGCGACCCTCGCCGAGGTCATCGCGGACCTGGAGAAGAACCACACGGGCATCGCCGCCCGCGTCCTGGACGACCAGGGCAAGCTGCGCCGCTTCGTCAACGTCTACGTGAACGACGACGACGTGCGCTTCGAGCAGGGTCTGGAGACGGCCACCCCGGCCGGCGCGGGCGTCTCGATCATCCCGGCGGTCGCGGGAGGCTGA
- a CDS encoding DUF3263 domain-containing protein produces MTEEQGAAGSDGGGDGLGERERALLAVERRSWPGPGAKERAVREGLGLSPTRYYQLLNALLDDPRALAHDPVTVNRLRRVRAEKQLRR; encoded by the coding sequence ATGACCGAAGAGCAGGGAGCAGCAGGCAGCGACGGCGGTGGAGACGGGCTCGGTGAGCGCGAGCGGGCCCTCCTCGCCGTCGAGCGCCGCTCCTGGCCCGGCCCCGGCGCCAAGGAGCGGGCCGTCCGCGAGGGCCTCGGCCTCTCCCCGACCCGCTACTACCAGTTGCTCAACGCCCTCCTCGACGACCCGCGCGCCCTCGCCCACGACCCGGTGACGGTCAACCGGCTGCGCCGGGTGAGGGCCGAGAAGCAGCTGAGGCGGTAG
- the thrC gene encoding threonine synthase, with product MRRKGLASMAVQTVTPATSVDLGPASGLSCRECGEVFALGPIFACELCFGPLEVAYDLPTGDPEALRKQIEAGPANIWRYAPLLPVPADVAEKPNLNPGWTKLVQADNLARELGVAPGKLFVKDDSGNPTHSFKDRVVAQALEAARAFGFTTLSCSSTGNLAGAVGAAAARAGFRSCVFIPHDLEQGKVVMAAVYGGDLVGIEGNYDDVNRFCSELIGDPLGEGWGFVNVNLRPYYGEGSKTLAYEICEQLGWVIPDQLVIPIASGSQLTKIDKGLQELIKLGLVEDKPYKIFGAQAEGCSPVSAAFKAGHDVVRPQKPNTIAKSLAIGNPADGPYVLDIARRTGGAVEDVDDEQVVDAIKLLAQTEGIFAETAGGVTVGVTKKLVEAGLIDPNLTTVVLNTGDGLKTLDAVADTSQATATIRPSLDAFRDAGLAH from the coding sequence ATGAGGAGAAAGGGCCTCGCCTCCATGGCTGTACAGACGGTTACCCCCGCTACTTCGGTCGACCTCGGTCCCGCTTCCGGGCTTTCCTGTCGCGAATGCGGTGAAGTCTTCGCACTCGGCCCGATCTTCGCCTGCGAACTCTGTTTCGGACCGCTCGAAGTCGCGTACGACCTCCCCACCGGCGACCCCGAGGCACTGCGCAAGCAGATCGAGGCCGGCCCCGCCAACATCTGGCGCTACGCCCCCCTGCTGCCCGTCCCCGCCGACGTCGCCGAGAAGCCGAACCTGAACCCGGGCTGGACCAAGCTCGTCCAGGCCGACAACCTCGCCCGCGAGCTCGGCGTCGCCCCCGGCAAGCTCTTCGTCAAGGACGACTCCGGCAACCCGACCCACTCCTTCAAGGACCGGGTCGTCGCCCAGGCCCTCGAAGCCGCCCGCGCCTTCGGTTTCACCACCCTCTCCTGCTCCTCCACCGGCAACCTGGCCGGCGCCGTGGGCGCCGCCGCCGCCCGCGCCGGCTTCCGCTCCTGCGTCTTCATCCCGCACGACCTGGAGCAGGGCAAGGTCGTCATGGCCGCCGTCTACGGCGGTGACCTCGTCGGCATCGAGGGCAACTACGACGACGTCAACCGCTTCTGCTCGGAGCTCATCGGCGACCCGCTCGGCGAGGGCTGGGGCTTCGTGAACGTCAACCTCCGCCCGTACTACGGCGAGGGCTCCAAGACGCTCGCGTACGAGATCTGCGAGCAGCTCGGCTGGGTCATCCCCGACCAGCTCGTCATCCCGATCGCCTCCGGCTCGCAGCTCACGAAGATCGACAAGGGTCTCCAGGAGCTCATCAAGCTGGGCCTCGTCGAGGACAAGCCGTACAAGATCTTCGGCGCGCAGGCCGAGGGCTGCTCCCCGGTGTCGGCCGCCTTCAAGGCCGGCCACGACGTCGTCCGCCCGCAGAAGCCGAACACCATCGCCAAGTCGCTGGCGATCGGCAACCCGGCCGACGGCCCGTACGTCCTCGACATCGCCCGCCGGACGGGCGGCGCCGTGGAGGACGTCGATGACGAGCAGGTCGTGGACGCGATCAAGCTGCTCGCCCAGACCGAGGGCATCTTCGCCGAGACCGCGGGCGGCGTGACCGTCGGCGTCACGAAGAAGCTCGTCGAGGCGGGCCTGATCGACCCGAACCTCACCACCGTCGTGCTGAACACCGGCGACGGGCTCAAGACCCTGGACGCCGTGGCCGATACCTCGCAGGCGACCGCCACCATCCGCCCGAGCCTGGACGCGTTCCGCGACGCCGGCCTGGCCCACTGA